One region of Zingiber officinale cultivar Zhangliang chromosome 7B, Zo_v1.1, whole genome shotgun sequence genomic DNA includes:
- the LOC122003462 gene encoding homeobox-leucine zipper protein HAT9-like → MQLAVECDTNLALSIGRGEEKPSDCLAFFPSSQEGEEADGRARKRPQSASRSEDTEEEEEAKKASRMKKLRLRKEQVALLEDSFTEHNILNSKQKQDLASRLNIQPRQVEVWFQNRRARTKLKQTEGECQSLKKWCEKLREENQKLREEIEELRSRNATHESPIHMQMPALNMCPSCRRRRAAEFIGSGGGGGGRSNSVKKGQNNWSLYITGQ, encoded by the exons ATGCAATTAGCAGTCGAATGCGATACCAATCTCGCACTCTCAAtaggcagaggagaagagaagccCTCCGATTGTCTCGCCTTCTTCCCGAGCAGCCAAGAGGGCGAAGAGGCAGACGGTCGAGCCAGGAAGCGGCCGCAAAGTGCGTCGAGATCGGAGGacactgaagaagaagaagaagccaagaAGGCGAGCAGGATGAAGAAGCTGAGGCTCAGGAAAGAACAAGTAGCATTACTCGAAGACAGCTTCACTGAGCACAACATCCTCAACTCG AAACAAAAGCAAGATTTAGCAAGTCGGCTAAACATTCAACCGAGACAAGTGGAAGTCTGGTTCCAGAACAGACGAGCAAG GACCAAGTTGAAGCAAACAGAGGGGGAATGCCAATCTTTGAAGAAGTGGTGCGAGAAGCTCCGCGAGGAGAATCAGAAGCTGAGGGAGGAGATAGAGGAGCTGAGGAGCAGAAACGCCACTCATGAATCGCCGATCCACATGCAGATGCCGGCGCTGAACATGTGCCCGTCATGCCGACGGCGGAGGGCGGCGGAATTCAtcggcagcggcggcggcggtggcggtAGAAGCAATAGTGTGAAGAAGGGACAGAACAACTGGAGTCTCTACATAACGGGCCAGTAA
- the LOC122004938 gene encoding transmembrane protein 230-like, translated as MAYVDHAFSISDEDIFMGDSGRANRNRPPVKEIAFAVSLLVFGFVGIVVGSIMAADRIGGDRAHGVFFAILGSVLFLPGFYYTRIAYYAYKGYKGFTFDNIPTV; from the exons ATGGCGTACGTCGATCACGCCTTCTCCATCTCCGACGAGGACATCTTCATGGGCGACTCCGGCCGTGCCAACCGCAACCGCCCCCCTGTCAAGGAGATCGCCTTCGCCGTCTCTCTCCTCGTCTTCGGCTTCGTCGGCATCGTCGTCGGCTCAATCATGGCCGCCGACCGCATCGGCGGCGATCGCGCCCACG GGGTTTTCTTTGCGATACTGGGGTCGGTGCTGTTTCTGCCAGGGTTCTACTACACGAGGATAGCTTATTACGCGTACAAGGGTTATAAAGGCTTCACCTTCGACAACATTCCTACGGTCTGA
- the LOC122004940 gene encoding glutaredoxin-C8-like produces the protein MAAIVRRIGVMAVAVLAVVVFLVPSDASDAKKLSFVEKTVKKHEIVIFSKSYCPYCRRAKGVFKELEKEPYVVELDQRDDGPEIQDALSEFVGRRTVPQVFIHGKHLGGSDDTVEAYESGKLQTLLGIDTTEDLR, from the exons ATGGCAGCGATCGTCCGGCGGATCGGAGTGATGGCGGTGGCGGTGCTTGCGGTGGTGGTTTTCCTTGTCCCGTCGGACGCTTCCGACGCCAAAAAGTTGTCTTTTGTCGAGAAGACGGTCAAGAAACACGAAATCGTCATCTTCTCCAAGTCCTACTGCCC GTATTGCCGAAGAGCAAAAGGTGTTTTTAAGGAACTGGAAAAGGAACCTTATGTTGTGGAGTTAGATCAAAGAG ATGATGGTCCTGAGATTCAAGATGCCTTGTCCGAGTTCGTCGGTAGGCGTACAGTGCCTCAAGTCTTCATCCATGGAAAGCATTTAGGTGGCTCTGATG ATACTGTGGAAGCATATGAAAGTGGGAAGCTTCAGACTCTTTTAGGTATTGACACAACAGAAGATCTTAGATGA